The following proteins are encoded in a genomic region of Micropterus dolomieu isolate WLL.071019.BEF.003 ecotype Adirondacks linkage group LG04, ASM2129224v1, whole genome shotgun sequence:
- the LOC123969696 gene encoding rho-associated protein kinase 1-like, whose amino-acid sequence MFTQKYCPFGHEDLPHNVALIVFLGCFSESRLEGWLSIPNRANIKRYGWKKQYVVVSSKKILFYNDEQDKEQSNPSMVLDIDKLFHVRPVTQGDVYRAETEEIPRIFQILYANEGECRKEADMETVPQGDKTNCLPHKGHEFIPTLYHFPSNCEACSKPLWHVFKPPPALECRRCHVKCHKDHLDKKEDVIAPCKVNYDVTSARDMLLLALTQDEQKKWIGHLGKKIPKTPPSTFSRASPRSMSTRSGPNQSFRKNPKSNTGKLSRAQSSLQAADTTSSTC is encoded by the exons ATGTTCACCCAGAAGTACTGCCCGTTTGGACACGAGGACCTCCCTCACAATGTCGCACTCA TTGTGTTTCTGGGCTGCTTTTCAGAATCCAGATTGGAGGGTTGGCTGTCCATTCCTAACCGTGCTAATATCAAGCGATACGGATGGAAGAAGCAG tATGTGGTGGTGAGCAGTAAGAAGATTCTGTTCTACAATGATGAGCAGGATAAGGAACAGTCCAACCCCTCAATGGTACTAGATATCGA TAAATTGTTTCACGTGAGACCAGTCACACAAGGAGACGTGTACCGAGCGGAGACAGAAGAGATTCCAAGGATATTCCAG ATTCTGTATGCCAATGAGGGAGAATGCAGGAAGGAGGCGGACATGGAGACGGTCCCTCAGGGCGACAAGACCAACTGTCTCCCACACAAAGGCCACGAGTTCATCCCCACGTTGTATCACTTCCCTTCCAACTGCGAGGCCTGCTCCAAGCCTCTGTGGCACGTCTTCAAGCCGCCTCCAGCCCTGGAGTGTCGCCGCTGCCACGTCAAGTGCCACAAGGACCACCTCGACAAAAAGGAGGACGTTATTGCTCCTTGCAAAG TAAACTACGATGTGACCTCTGCCCGGGACATGCTCCTGCTGGCCCTGACCCAAGATGAGCAGAAGAAATGGATTGGCCACCTTGGAAAGAAGATTCCCAAGACCCCACCATCCACATTTTCAAGGGCCTCACCTCGTTCTATGTCCACTCGCTCGGGACCAAACCAGTCCTTCCGCAAGAACCCTAAAAGCAATACAGGAAAGCTGAG CAGAGCGCAGTCCAGCCTCCAAGCAGCAGACACAACTTCCAGCACTTGTTGA
- the usp14 gene encoding ubiquitin carboxyl-terminal hydrolase 14 isoform X2, with protein MPVFTVNVKWGKEKFDAVELNTEEPPMVFKAQLFALTGVQPDRQKVMVKGGTLKDDEWGNIKLKNGMTLLMMGSADALPEEPAVRPMFVEDMTEEQLASAMELPCGLTNLGNTCYMNATVQCLRSVPELKNALRKYSGALRSSGANAPSQYITAALRDLYETMDKTSSSLPPIILLQFLHMAFPQFAEKGDQGQYLQQDANECWLQMMRVLQQKLEPLEPETPMETDSESAAASASAKKNFIDQYFGVEFETTMKCTESEEEQPIKGKESQLQLSCFINQEVKYLATGLRLRLQEEITKMSPSLERNALYIKSSKLSRLPAYLTIQMVRFFYKEKESVNAKVLKDVKFPLMLDVYELCTSELQEKMLPIRSKFKEVEDKKLEKQQQKLVKKPDTVKAVKYEPFSDSDDIGSNNSGYYDLQAVLTHQGRSSSSGHYVGWVKRKEDEWVKFDDDKVSLVSPEDILRLSGGGDWHIAYVLLYGPRRLEILEEEQ; from the exons ATGCCGGTGTTTACAG TAAATGTGAAATGGGGCAAAGAGAAGTTTGATGCAGTAGAGCTGAACACTGAGGAACCACCCATGGTATTCAAGGCGCAGCTCTTTGCCCTGACAGGAGtccagccagacagacagaaggtCATGGTGAAGGGAGGCACTCTTAAG GATGATGAGTGGGGGAAcattaaactgaaaaat GGAATGACTCTGCTGATGATGGGCTCAGCAGATGCCCTGCCTGAGGAACCTGCTGTCCGGCCCATGTTTGTAGAGGACATGACTGAGGAGCAGCTGGCCTCAGCG ATGGAGCTGCCTTGTGGGCTGACAAACTTGGGCAACACCTGTTACATGAATGCAACAGTGCAGTGCCTGCGCTCTGTGCCAGAGCTCAAAAATGCACTCAGAAA GTATTCAGGTGCTCTGCGATCTTCAGGGGCAAATGCACCATCACAATACATCACAGCAG CCCTTCGTGACTTGTATGAGACCATGGACAAGACCTCATCTAGCCTCCCACCCATAATTTTGCTGCAGTTCCTTCACATGGCCTTTCCGCAGTTTGCTGAGAAAGGGGACCAGGGACAGTACCTCCAGCAG GATGCCAATGAATGCTGGCTGCAGATGATGAGAGTGCTTCAGCAAAAGTTGGAGCCATTAGAGCCAGAGACTCCCATGGAG ACCGACTCTGAGAGCGCtgctgcctctgcctctgcGAAGAAGAACTTCATTGACCAGTATTTTGGCGTAGAATTCGAAACTAC TATGAAATGCACAGAGTCTGAGGAGGAGCAGCCAATCAAGGGCAAGGAGAGCCAGCTCCAGCTCAGTTGCTTCATCAACCAAGAAGTTAAATACCTTGCAACAGGACTAAGGCTG AGACTGCAGGAAGAAATCACAAAAATGTCTCCATCCTTGGAAAGAAATGCCCTGTATATAAAATCT TCAAAACTCAGCCGTCTCCCTGCCTACTTGACTATACAAATGGTCCGATTTTTCTACAAAGAGAAGGAGTCTGTCAATGCAAAAGTCCTTAAG GATGTCAAGTTCCCGCTCATGCTGGATGTCTATGAGTTGTGCACCTCAGAGCTCCAGGAGAAAATGCTGCCAATCAGGTCAAAGTTTAAGGAGGTTGAGGACAAGAAGCTagagaaacagcagcaaaag tTGGTGAAGAAGCCAGACACAGTGAAAGCAGTGAAATATGAGCCTTTCTCAGACTCTGACG ACATCGGTTCCAACAATAGCGGTTATTACGACCTGCAGGCTGTGCTGACACACCAAGGCCGCTCTAGTTCATCAGGTCACTACGTGGGATGGGTCAAGAGGAAAGAAG ATGAGTGGGTCAAGTTTGACGATGACAAGGTGAGTTTGGTGTCTCCAGAGGATATCTTACGACTGTCTGGTGGCGGAGACTGGCATATAGCATACGTTCTACTGTACGGCCCCCGGCGGCTGGAAATACTTGAAGAGGAACAGTAG
- the usp14 gene encoding ubiquitin carboxyl-terminal hydrolase 14 isoform X1, translating to MKLIEARLYISKVNVKWGKEKFDAVELNTEEPPMVFKAQLFALTGVQPDRQKVMVKGGTLKDDEWGNIKLKNGMTLLMMGSADALPEEPAVRPMFVEDMTEEQLASAMELPCGLTNLGNTCYMNATVQCLRSVPELKNALRKYSGALRSSGANAPSQYITAALRDLYETMDKTSSSLPPIILLQFLHMAFPQFAEKGDQGQYLQQDANECWLQMMRVLQQKLEPLEPETPMETDSESAAASASAKKNFIDQYFGVEFETTMKCTESEEEQPIKGKESQLQLSCFINQEVKYLATGLRLRLQEEITKMSPSLERNALYIKSSKLSRLPAYLTIQMVRFFYKEKESVNAKVLKDVKFPLMLDVYELCTSELQEKMLPIRSKFKEVEDKKLEKQQQKLVKKPDTVKAVKYEPFSDSDDIGSNNSGYYDLQAVLTHQGRSSSSGHYVGWVKRKEDEWVKFDDDKVSLVSPEDILRLSGGGDWHIAYVLLYGPRRLEILEEEQ from the exons ATGAAATTAATAGAAGCACGCCTTTATATTAGCAAAG TAAATGTGAAATGGGGCAAAGAGAAGTTTGATGCAGTAGAGCTGAACACTGAGGAACCACCCATGGTATTCAAGGCGCAGCTCTTTGCCCTGACAGGAGtccagccagacagacagaaggtCATGGTGAAGGGAGGCACTCTTAAG GATGATGAGTGGGGGAAcattaaactgaaaaat GGAATGACTCTGCTGATGATGGGCTCAGCAGATGCCCTGCCTGAGGAACCTGCTGTCCGGCCCATGTTTGTAGAGGACATGACTGAGGAGCAGCTGGCCTCAGCG ATGGAGCTGCCTTGTGGGCTGACAAACTTGGGCAACACCTGTTACATGAATGCAACAGTGCAGTGCCTGCGCTCTGTGCCAGAGCTCAAAAATGCACTCAGAAA GTATTCAGGTGCTCTGCGATCTTCAGGGGCAAATGCACCATCACAATACATCACAGCAG CCCTTCGTGACTTGTATGAGACCATGGACAAGACCTCATCTAGCCTCCCACCCATAATTTTGCTGCAGTTCCTTCACATGGCCTTTCCGCAGTTTGCTGAGAAAGGGGACCAGGGACAGTACCTCCAGCAG GATGCCAATGAATGCTGGCTGCAGATGATGAGAGTGCTTCAGCAAAAGTTGGAGCCATTAGAGCCAGAGACTCCCATGGAG ACCGACTCTGAGAGCGCtgctgcctctgcctctgcGAAGAAGAACTTCATTGACCAGTATTTTGGCGTAGAATTCGAAACTAC TATGAAATGCACAGAGTCTGAGGAGGAGCAGCCAATCAAGGGCAAGGAGAGCCAGCTCCAGCTCAGTTGCTTCATCAACCAAGAAGTTAAATACCTTGCAACAGGACTAAGGCTG AGACTGCAGGAAGAAATCACAAAAATGTCTCCATCCTTGGAAAGAAATGCCCTGTATATAAAATCT TCAAAACTCAGCCGTCTCCCTGCCTACTTGACTATACAAATGGTCCGATTTTTCTACAAAGAGAAGGAGTCTGTCAATGCAAAAGTCCTTAAG GATGTCAAGTTCCCGCTCATGCTGGATGTCTATGAGTTGTGCACCTCAGAGCTCCAGGAGAAAATGCTGCCAATCAGGTCAAAGTTTAAGGAGGTTGAGGACAAGAAGCTagagaaacagcagcaaaag tTGGTGAAGAAGCCAGACACAGTGAAAGCAGTGAAATATGAGCCTTTCTCAGACTCTGACG ACATCGGTTCCAACAATAGCGGTTATTACGACCTGCAGGCTGTGCTGACACACCAAGGCCGCTCTAGTTCATCAGGTCACTACGTGGGATGGGTCAAGAGGAAAGAAG ATGAGTGGGTCAAGTTTGACGATGACAAGGTGAGTTTGGTGTCTCCAGAGGATATCTTACGACTGTCTGGTGGCGGAGACTGGCATATAGCATACGTTCTACTGTACGGCCCCCGGCGGCTGGAAATACTTGAAGAGGAACAGTAG